One segment of Stappia sp. 28M-7 DNA contains the following:
- a CDS encoding DUF930 domain-containing protein, with protein MPPASERAGERRGEAVPASQDLPQVAPDPVAESAAGETADVAARGTGLRRRIGAGLALSLLLHGAAAWLVFFGPGAVRALPPTVDEPIEVVLIEPPAAEEQAEEQAEPPAPPPPRRRPCRRKKRTCRKEEAQAAPPPPPPPPPAPEEQTPEETPETPEAPEVAAEAAVPRVLMPVTEFAEEDSGSEDQAGEITLREGLDEPAETAPQEAPETSASAEGQDQPAGEAEGDSAQQGPGEAESEGTADSGETGTAEELAAETPGAEEEGMPQEGAAAPEAAPESAPDAESEAETEVAALTDPSEAEAQGPSDLDVLAAPTEGAGVPAGGTAVPRAKPAEIPLFAGSRADPQSEAEAVARAIAATTPGSGGLSFARPSGGGGEGELAGGTTATRLFSRDISDDPRMRTAMNGMPQAARVDLLCMTELRAQLRTATPPYQPDLLPSFRLESGTVLQPRRAAFRAGGQWYDLAFRCELNTQVTRVESFTFRVGAPVPRSEWSARGFPGN; from the coding sequence TTGCCACCCGCTAGCGAGCGGGCGGGCGAGCGGCGGGGCGAAGCCGTGCCCGCGTCGCAGGACCTGCCGCAGGTCGCGCCCGATCCCGTTGCCGAAAGCGCTGCCGGCGAGACGGCGGACGTGGCGGCGCGCGGAACCGGCTTGCGGCGGCGAATCGGGGCGGGGCTTGCCCTTTCGCTGCTGTTGCACGGGGCGGCCGCCTGGCTGGTGTTCTTCGGCCCCGGCGCGGTGCGCGCGCTGCCGCCGACCGTCGACGAGCCTATCGAGGTGGTGCTGATCGAGCCGCCCGCAGCCGAGGAGCAGGCGGAAGAGCAGGCCGAGCCGCCCGCACCGCCGCCGCCCCGCCGCCGCCCCTGTCGCCGAAAGAAGAGGACGTGCCGGAAGGAGGAGGCGCAGGCCGCGCCGCCGCCACCACCACCTCCGCCGCCGGCTCCGGAAGAACAGACGCCGGAAGAGACACCGGAAACGCCCGAGGCGCCGGAGGTAGCCGCCGAGGCGGCGGTGCCGCGCGTGCTGATGCCGGTGACCGAGTTTGCCGAGGAGGACAGCGGCAGCGAGGACCAGGCCGGCGAGATTACCTTGCGCGAGGGCCTGGACGAGCCGGCCGAGACCGCCCCGCAAGAGGCGCCCGAGACGTCCGCCAGCGCGGAGGGGCAGGACCAGCCCGCGGGCGAGGCCGAAGGCGACAGCGCGCAGCAAGGTCCCGGCGAGGCGGAGAGCGAGGGAACCGCGGACAGCGGCGAGACGGGCACTGCCGAGGAGCTTGCGGCCGAGACGCCGGGCGCCGAGGAAGAGGGCATGCCGCAGGAGGGCGCAGCTGCTCCCGAGGCCGCACCCGAAAGCGCGCCGGACGCCGAGAGCGAGGCGGAGACGGAAGTTGCGGCGCTGACCGACCCGAGCGAGGCGGAGGCGCAAGGACCGAGCGATCTCGACGTGCTGGCCGCGCCGACGGAAGGGGCCGGTGTGCCGGCGGGCGGGACGGCCGTGCCGCGGGCAAAGCCGGCGGAAATCCCGCTGTTTGCAGGCTCCCGCGCCGATCCGCAATCGGAGGCCGAGGCGGTGGCGCGGGCGATCGCCGCAACGACGCCGGGCTCCGGCGGGCTGAGTTTTGCCCGGCCGAGCGGCGGGGGCGGCGAGGGCGAGCTGGCCGGCGGCACCACGGCAACGCGCCTGTTCTCGCGCGACATTTCCGACGATCCGCGCATGCGTACGGCGATGAACGGCATGCCGCAGGCCGCGCGCGTCGATCTTCTGTGCATGACCGAGCTGCGGGCGCAGCTGCGCACGGCAACGCCGCCCTATCAGCCCGATCTCCTGCCCTCTTTCCGGCTGGAAAGCGGCACGGTGCTGCAGCCGCGCCGGGCGGCCTTCCGCGCCGGCGGGCAGTGGTACGACCTTGCCTTCCGCTGCGAGCTGAACACGCAGGTGACGCGGGTGGAAAGCTTCACCTTCCGCGTCGGCGCGCCGGTCCCGCGCTCGGAATGGTCGGCCCGCGGCTTCCCCGGCAACTGA
- a CDS encoding DoxX family protein, giving the protein MTFLKSYSGPLLSVFRIAAGLLFLQHGTTKYLSLPPTQMSGASPMTMGGAAGLIELVCGALIVLGLFTRPAAFLASGTMAVAYFMVHAPQNFYPLLNGGELAALYCFAFLYLSAAGPGPISIDRMRGAA; this is encoded by the coding sequence ATGACGTTCCTCAAGAGCTATTCCGGACCGCTTCTCAGCGTCTTCCGCATCGCGGCGGGCCTGCTGTTCCTGCAGCACGGCACGACCAAGTATCTCAGCCTGCCGCCGACGCAGATGTCGGGCGCCTCGCCGATGACCATGGGCGGCGCTGCCGGCCTGATCGAGCTCGTGTGCGGCGCGCTGATCGTGCTCGGCCTGTTCACGCGGCCGGCCGCGTTCCTCGCCTCCGGCACGATGGCGGTCGCCTATTTCATGGTGCATGCGCCGCAGAACTTCTACCCGCTCCTCAACGGCGGCGAGCTGGCGGCGCTCTACTGCTTCGCCTTCCTGTACCTGTCGGCGGCGGGCCCCGGCCCGATCAGCATCGACCGGATGCGCGGCGCGGCCTGA
- a CDS encoding LysR family transcriptional regulator, with protein MYNLNDLRFFVRAVEGGGFAAASRLSGTPKSTVAKRVAELERQLGARLVHRSSRSFRLTDVGRDVYEHARAAVIEAEAAEAVVRRRLAEPSGTVRLTASVPVSRFHLAPKLATILQRHPKLSVKLHVSDRFVDLAHEDFDIAVRSHRAALPDSGLMQRRLSEEAVILAAAPAYLQRTGTPQTPADLAGHELIDIGDGAPWQLEGPDGARAEVRPGSRLSLNEAGMLLAAACAGLGIACLPQQVAAGALERGELLPLLPGWRAGTITTTILTPHRRGVLPAVRAVIEALVEA; from the coding sequence ATGTACAATCTCAACGACCTGCGCTTCTTCGTCCGAGCGGTGGAGGGCGGCGGCTTTGCCGCTGCGAGCCGCCTGTCCGGCACGCCGAAATCCACCGTCGCCAAGCGCGTTGCCGAGCTGGAGCGCCAGCTCGGCGCCCGGCTGGTGCATCGCAGCTCCCGCAGCTTTCGCCTCACCGATGTCGGCCGAGACGTCTACGAGCATGCGCGCGCGGCGGTGATCGAGGCGGAAGCGGCCGAGGCCGTCGTGCGCCGCCGTCTTGCCGAGCCGAGCGGCACGGTCCGCCTCACCGCATCCGTACCGGTCTCCCGCTTCCATCTGGCGCCGAAGCTCGCGACGATCCTGCAGCGGCACCCGAAACTCTCGGTGAAGCTGCATGTCAGCGACCGCTTCGTCGACCTTGCGCATGAGGATTTCGACATCGCCGTGCGCAGCCACCGCGCGGCGCTGCCCGATTCCGGGCTGATGCAGCGGCGCCTGTCGGAGGAAGCGGTGATCCTGGCCGCGGCGCCGGCCTATCTCCAGCGCACCGGTACGCCGCAGACCCCGGCCGACCTCGCCGGCCACGAGCTGATCGACATCGGCGACGGTGCCCCCTGGCAGCTCGAAGGGCCGGACGGCGCCCGCGCCGAAGTCCGCCCCGGCTCCCGCCTGTCGCTGAACGAAGCCGGCATGCTGCTTGCCGCCGCCTGCGCCGGGCTCGGCATCGCCTGCCTGCCGCAGCAGGTCGCCGCCGGCGCTCTGGAGCGGGGCGAGCTGCTCCCCCTCCTGCCCGGCTGGCGCGCCGGCACCATCACCACGACCATCCTCACTCCGCACCGCCGCGGCGTGCTGCCGGCCGTGCGCGCAGTGATCGAGGCCCTTGTCGAGGCGTGA
- a CDS encoding glutathione S-transferase family protein, whose protein sequence is MTPILFYGVPAGCSFGSIVALEWLQIPYRLCRIDMAGEEIRSEAYRRINPVAETPSLATADGRLVAESMAILNHLAPQGAERGLGFRQGTAGFDRLNQMLAFLNTALFDGFSPLWHAYEHGVEGEAKAVLVAYAQAKLTGAHAQLERMLGEGAYLLGESRTLADAYFYGIARWAEYHGVPDRSAFPRLQVLFARLADDPAVRFAAGVEAGEEAASAGGFLGHVRLEEALKELGLA, encoded by the coding sequence ATGACCCCCATCCTGTTCTACGGTGTGCCGGCGGGCTGCTCCTTCGGCTCGATCGTCGCGCTGGAATGGCTGCAGATCCCCTATCGGCTGTGCCGCATCGACATGGCCGGCGAGGAGATCCGCAGCGAGGCCTATCGGCGCATCAACCCGGTCGCCGAGACGCCGAGCCTTGCCACCGCCGACGGCCGGCTGGTGGCGGAGAGCATGGCGATCCTCAACCATCTGGCGCCGCAGGGGGCGGAAAGAGGTCTCGGCTTTCGCCAGGGAACGGCGGGCTTCGACCGGCTGAACCAGATGCTGGCCTTTCTGAACACGGCGCTGTTCGACGGGTTCAGCCCGCTCTGGCATGCCTATGAGCATGGCGTCGAAGGCGAGGCGAAGGCGGTGCTCGTCGCCTATGCGCAGGCAAAGCTGACGGGCGCCCATGCGCAGTTGGAGCGAATGCTGGGCGAGGGGGCGTATCTGCTGGGCGAGAGCCGGACGCTGGCCGATGCCTATTTCTACGGGATCGCGCGCTGGGCCGAATATCACGGCGTGCCGGATCGCAGCGCCTTCCCGCGCTTGCAGGTATTGTTCGCGCGGCTTGCGGACGATCCGGCGGTGCGCTTTGCCGCCGGCGTGGAAGCGGGCGAGGAGGCGGCCTCCGCGGGCGGGTTCCTCGGCCATGTGAGGCTGGAGGAAGCGCTGAAGGAACTGGGGCTGGCCTGA
- a CDS encoding TetR/AcrR family transcriptional regulator gives MDHTMTEKPDRRRGKGRGNSERSAEMRGELIAAGRRLFAEKGFADTSTPEIVAAAGVTRGALYHHFADKTALFAAVFEAESREVAREIEDESNDAASAREALLAGARAYFTAMRAPGRCRILLVDGPAALGPNEAIRLDALHAGRTLREGLTEALAQGALRALPLDALTGVLSAAFDRAALDIASGADETGFLAVFAALVDGLLTPER, from the coding sequence GCGCTCCGCCGAAATGCGCGGCGAGCTGATCGCCGCCGGCCGGCGGCTCTTTGCCGAAAAGGGCTTCGCCGACACCTCAACGCCGGAGATCGTTGCCGCCGCCGGCGTGACGCGCGGCGCGCTCTATCATCACTTCGCCGACAAGACCGCGCTCTTCGCCGCTGTTTTCGAGGCGGAGAGCCGGGAGGTCGCGCGCGAGATCGAGGACGAGTCGAACGATGCCGCATCGGCGCGCGAGGCGCTGCTTGCCGGCGCGCGGGCTTACTTTACGGCGATGCGCGCGCCCGGCCGCTGCCGCATCCTGCTGGTCGACGGCCCGGCGGCGCTCGGCCCCAATGAGGCCATCCGCCTCGACGCCCTGCATGCCGGCCGCACCCTGCGCGAGGGGCTGACGGAAGCCCTCGCGCAAGGAGCGCTGCGCGCCCTTCCCCTCGATGCGCTGACCGGCGTGCTCTCCGCCGCCTTCGACCGCGCCGCCCTCGACATCGCCTCGGGCGCGGACGAGACCGGCTTCCTCGCCGTCTTCGCAGCGCTTGTCGACGGGCTGCTCACCCCGGAGCGGTAA